In Candidatus Bathyarchaeia archaeon, the following are encoded in one genomic region:
- a CDS encoding AIR carboxylase family protein: MKGKVVVLMGSERDVELCREIAKTLKMLGVDYEFRVASAHKTPLKVLEILKEYEKERVVYITVAGRSNALSAFVDANTIKPVIACPPYSDKFAGADIYSSLRVPSGVGSVVTVEPEGAAIAAAKIFALEDKELAKRIGEYQSAKKSEIEKADKSVKKLR; this comes from the coding sequence ATGAAGGGTAAGGTTGTTGTGTTGATGGGTTCGGAGCGTGATGTGGAGCTTTGTCGCGAAATAGCCAAGACTTTGAAGATGTTAGGTGTTGATTATGAGTTTCGGGTGGCGTCTGCGCATAAAACGCCCTTGAAGGTTTTGGAGATTTTGAAGGAGTATGAGAAGGAACGGGTTGTTTACATTACGGTTGCTGGACGCTCCAATGCGCTTAGCGCGTTTGTTGACGCAAACACCATTAAGCCCGTTATTGCTTGTCCGCCCTATAGCGACAAATTTGCGGGTGCGGATATTTATTCGTCGCTTAGGGTTCCAAGCGGTGTGGGTTCGGTTGTGACTGTTGAGCCTGAAGGTGCCGCGATTGCGGCTGCGAAGATTTTTGCTTTGGAAGATAAGGAGTTAGCGAAGCGTATTGGCGAGTATCAGTCTGCTAAGAAGAGCGAGATTGAGAAGGCGGATAAGTCTGTTAAGAAATTAAGGTAG
- the purC gene encoding phosphoribosylaminoimidazolesuccinocarboxamide synthase, translating to MGSVKDLEVVKKPTKDAMGVGRFHFSDRYSVFDWGEMPDLIEGKGAALCMMGAYCFERLEEKDIRTHYRGLVDKNGRVVHFDELKAPSSIMEINLVNVYKPRAYVENGKLKYDYSVYTPALRNFLIPLEIIYRNGLPEGSSVFKRLEKGLVTLEELGLDHYPKAGERLAKPIFDVSTKLEEGDRYVSWSEAQRIAGLTDEELVEVKGLLLRVDETITEIAAPASLVNEDGKIELAFDPQRRLMIVDVVGTLDECRFTYKGLHVSKEIARIYYRQTEWAREVEEAKKKAVTEGLEDWKQLVKSKPPKLDSTLKNIIRQMYMAAANEVTRKRIFDVPKLADIVKEYEKHHSLRGD from the coding sequence ATGGGCAGCGTTAAGGATTTAGAGGTTGTTAAGAAGCCAACTAAAGACGCGATGGGTGTTGGGCGTTTTCATTTTTCTGACCGTTACTCAGTTTTTGATTGGGGCGAAATGCCAGACCTCATCGAAGGCAAAGGCGCAGCCTTGTGCATGATGGGCGCGTATTGTTTTGAGAGGCTTGAAGAAAAGGACATTAGAACGCATTATCGCGGGTTAGTGGATAAGAATGGCAGAGTTGTGCATTTTGACGAGCTAAAAGCGCCTTCCAGTATTATGGAGATTAATTTAGTGAACGTTTACAAGCCTAGGGCTTATGTTGAAAATGGCAAACTCAAATATGACTACAGCGTTTACACGCCGGCTCTGCGTAACTTTTTGATTCCGCTTGAAATAATCTACCGTAACGGCTTGCCAGAGGGCTCATCAGTTTTTAAACGTCTTGAGAAGGGTTTGGTTACGCTTGAGGAGTTAGGGTTAGACCATTACCCGAAGGCGGGTGAGAGGCTTGCGAAGCCAATTTTTGATGTGAGCACGAAGTTGGAGGAGGGCGATCGTTACGTGAGTTGGAGTGAGGCGCAGCGTATTGCGGGTTTGACGGATGAAGAATTGGTTGAAGTTAAGGGTTTGTTGTTGCGTGTGGATGAGACGATTACGGAGATAGCTGCTCCAGCAAGTTTGGTGAATGAGGATGGAAAGATTGAGTTGGCTTTTGACCCGCAGCGGAGGCTTATGATTGTTGATGTTGTCGGTACACTGGACGAGTGCAGATTCACCTACAAAGGGTTGCATGTGAGCAAGGAAATAGCAAGAATATACTATAGACAGACGGAATGGGCGAGGGAAGTGGAAGAAGCAAAGAAAAAAGCTGTTACCGAAGGCTTAGAAGACTGGAAACAGCTGGTTAAGAGTAAACCGCCAAAATTGGATTCAACATTGAAGAATATAATAAGGCAAATGTATATGGCAGCGGCAAACGAAGTTACGAGAAAGAGAATTTTTGATGTTCCAAAACTCGCCGACATCGTCAAAGAATACGAAAAACACCACTCACTTAGAGGCGATTAA
- a CDS encoding DUF4111 domain-containing protein, whose amino-acid sequence MTIKYEFPEKTPKFVRDFLKDTFTSVHSVLRDNLVGIYLYGSLAMKCFNPKSSDIDIILIVKKRLSKEPKRKIVEYLKGIGSKDRRIELSIVREGVVRNPQYPLMVDLHFEYWGEVFENEKDNEILSNLYTTRKRGFCVWGKPIDDVFSKIPAEYHLRSVIDDLEHTRKYLHENPENIGYDPTVYWVLGSCRILAFIREEKVLSKLEGGQWGLANLPKKYQGLIEHALAHYQGKKKERKWNHEKLEAFANYMTRVIHGELKL is encoded by the coding sequence GTGACCATAAAATACGAGTTTCCAGAAAAGACTCCTAAATTTGTTAGAGACTTTCTAAAAGATACATTTACTAGTGTTCATTCTGTACTTCGAGACAATTTGGTCGGCATTTACTTGTATGGTTCGCTTGCCATGAAATGTTTTAATCCAAAATCAAGCGACATAGACATCATTCTCATCGTGAAGAAAAGGTTATCAAAAGAACCGAAAAGAAAAATAGTTGAGTATTTAAAAGGAATAGGCTCAAAGGACAGACGTATAGAGTTGAGCATAGTTCGCGAGGGTGTTGTTCGAAATCCACAATATCCATTGATGGTGGATTTGCACTTTGAATATTGGGGAGAAGTCTTCGAAAACGAAAAGGACAACGAAATTCTATCCAACTTGTACACTACGAGGAAGAGAGGGTTTTGCGTCTGGGGCAAACCAATAGACGATGTTTTCTCAAAAATCCCTGCTGAATACCACCTTAGGTCGGTGATAGATGATTTGGAGCACACGAGAAAATACTTGCATGAGAATCCCGAGAATATTGGATACGACCCCACAGTCTATTGGGTACTTGGTTCATGCAGAATTCTAGCTTTCATAAGAGAAGAGAAAGTGCTTTCCAAGCTAGAAGGAGGACAATGGGGATTAGCTAATTTACCTAAAAAATACCAAGGCCTGATTGAACACGCACTCGCCCATTACCAAGGAAAAAAGAAAGAGCGAAAATGGAATCATGAAAAATTGGAAGCCTTTGCAAATTACATGACCAGAGTTATTCATGGAGAATTGAAACTCTGA
- a CDS encoding DUF1297 domain-containing protein: MVISREEMQEIAKRYQEPIGLNLGSHSALDAWQGQRNYGIRSIIYTTPGRARIYLQNPMVGKPDEPVEDLPVLVKRDVRVVNDPKDIKKTGDWRSVIVVLDKYSDIVKYADVLVDLECLQITNRAFAVYVGGDEYCSVIENDYAVPILGSRQLLKIENRGEIEKDYYWFAEQAGIPYPKSYKYEVYEGGIRFKEPIDEPMILKAEHAHRAFEREFIFAADSRDLEEKVAREVAAGNLNREALENGRVEQIVLGPHANFNFFFSPLDAKGEWGDTEEWFSKLYNVSVEEARICLANQFLSIDERRETILDGLKRLPSDVQEKIKRVPSFEVTAHAILSLRESLLKDLHRYADRFLLACREHAYPGIIGAWCLQTLITWDRVSKYELKPSVKLDVTVGAEAKKATDYGLYDIHGEADPYMHIPVTQDVALRHGGGTNVHMGLGAQYANAKYKKRMSTGDRIALEIRRALKAKQLHELVT; encoded by the coding sequence ATGGTGATTAGTAGAGAAGAAATGCAGGAAATAGCCAAACGGTATCAGGAGCCTATTGGATTAAATTTGGGTTCGCATTCGGCTTTGGATGCTTGGCAGGGACAACGCAACTATGGCATAAGAAGCATTATTTATACGACTCCTGGCAGAGCGAGGATTTATCTGCAGAATCCTATGGTTGGCAAGCCTGATGAGCCTGTTGAGGATTTGCCGGTTCTTGTGAAGCGTGACGTTCGTGTTGTTAATGACCCTAAGGATATTAAGAAGACTGGTGATTGGCGAAGTGTCATTGTGGTTTTGGATAAGTATTCGGACATTGTGAAGTATGCGGATGTGCTTGTGGATTTGGAGTGTTTGCAGATTACTAATAGGGCTTTTGCGGTTTACGTTGGCGGTGACGAATACTGCAGCGTTATCGAGAATGATTATGCGGTGCCGATTCTTGGTTCTAGGCAGTTGTTGAAGATTGAGAATAGAGGCGAAATTGAGAAGGATTACTATTGGTTTGCGGAGCAAGCGGGGATTCCTTATCCGAAATCTTACAAGTACGAAGTTTACGAAGGTGGGATTCGTTTTAAGGAGCCTATTGATGAACCAATGATTTTGAAGGCTGAGCATGCGCACAGGGCTTTTGAGCGTGAGTTTATTTTTGCTGCGGATTCACGTGATTTGGAAGAGAAAGTCGCTAGGGAGGTTGCTGCTGGAAACTTGAATAGGGAAGCCTTGGAGAATGGTCGTGTGGAGCAGATTGTGCTTGGTCCGCATGCGAATTTTAACTTTTTCTTTTCGCCTTTGGATGCTAAGGGTGAGTGGGGTGACACTGAAGAGTGGTTCTCTAAGCTTTACAATGTGAGCGTTGAGGAAGCGCGAATTTGCTTGGCTAACCAGTTTTTGTCTATTGATGAGCGACGTGAAACGATCCTTGATGGTTTGAAGCGTTTGCCTAGTGATGTGCAGGAGAAGATTAAGCGTGTGCCGTCTTTTGAGGTTACTGCGCATGCAATTCTTAGTCTTAGGGAGTCTTTGCTTAAGGATTTGCATAGGTACGCTGACCGCTTTTTGCTTGCTTGTAGGGAACATGCGTATCCGGGGATTATTGGTGCTTGGTGTTTGCAGACTTTGATTACTTGGGACCGTGTTAGCAAGTATGAGCTTAAGCCGAGTGTGAAGTTGGATGTGACTGTTGGTGCTGAAGCGAAGAAGGCGACGGATTATGGATTGTATGATATTCATGGCGAAGCAGACCCTTACATGCATATTCCAGTGACGCAGGACGTAGCGTTAAGGCATGGTGGCGGAACAAACGTTCACATGGGATTAGGTGCACAGTATGCGAATGCGAAGTATAAGAAGCGAATGAGCACTGGAGACCGTATTGCGCTAGAGATTAGGCGAGCGTTGAAAGCAAAGCAACTGCACGAACTAGTAACATAA